AGCATGTGTTTCATTTTAGCCTCCTGGGTGGGACCTGTGCATATTTACCTAGTCCCTCTGGAGGAAGCTGGCATCTTTTTGTGTCTCTCCATATGGCTTCAGCGGGAGATAAATCACTCCTCAAATGGAGGCTTTGTGTTTATGGCTACGAGAAAGAATTTGTAGAACATCAAATTATcttgctgaaaaataattaaaaaaaaaaaaacaatccagaaCCAGACTTACCTGATTTCTGAGAGCTGGGGGTAAATTAGAAATGttcccctttcttctttctttcaatcAGTCAGTGCATTGGAGCACCACTAAGCAATAccccttcccctcctgcacATGCATGAGACCCTGCAGGAGCAGTGTTCTCCCAGTTGCACGTGATAGAAGACTCAGAAAGACTTAATTTCCCTTGGGAACAAATCCAGTTCTGTGCAGGTTGAAGTTTTTCCATATAGAATTTCTGTGCAGATGTTTGACCATGTGTGGTGCTGTGCCAAAGGGACTGTTATCTACCACAGCTAATATTAGCATGTATCTGTAACCACACCACAGAAAGGAGGCATTTCAATAGCATTACATAGAAGAGAGAACATTAAAGACTAAAACAAGATCAATCTGGTTTACTTCTGCTGAGGTGGTTTGTTAAAACTATCCAAAgcaattgcatttaaaaaatgtattgaaTTGAGTCTGGGATAGTAGTGGCAATAAACTAGCATGCTTCCAAATACACCTTTTGTTTCTGGACACTAAACGTTATATCCTTGTGATCTGACTTGTAGTAATCATtggtatgtttttcttttctgagtgctgtcatatttttttttatcaaaacTGAAGTCCAAACATCTTCAGCTTCATTAGAAAGCACACCATTACTGAGAGAATCTGTAAGTACTCTATAGTTGTTACTTCACAGCAGTGAAAATATGtaaccatttaaaaacaacagcaaaaaactgCATGAATGTTAACAAATCTTGTTAAAGTTCGTGGTAAACTACATAAAACTGTATAAATATGCAttgattatattttatttgtttattcagtCAAACGTGAGCAACAGAAAAGGCTTTCCCAAATGTTCTTTCTCAGCTTTATTACTTACAAGTACTTATTGCAGAGTTGCAGACAGAGTGTATTTCTTCCCTCTCTGAGAAGAGGAAGCTATTTTAATAGAGACTTAACTATAATAGCAGGAGAATGCTTAGTGGGAAGGTAACTGAGTGCTTAAGTGTTCTCCTAGATTTTTGCCACGTTACAGAACCAGTCCCTGATCCACAGCACAGGACAAATTTTGGAAGGCAGACCTgcatttggattttaaaaatgcttgtgAGTGCTTTGTAACATAGGAAAGCCAAAATCCATAGGCAATCATTTACAGACTTGGAGATGGATCCAATTATTACTGTtaggtttgttcttttttttttttttcctgaaatgatttttctttattcaaagtGTTTGTGtaaattcctcttctttttccttccattatCATCTTCTTAGAGCAGAATTGCTGTATTAATATGATGTCTgagatgctgttttctttttaaagggaaaaaagcaggaCTGAGTAAAAACTCTACTTTTTCTACAGTCTGTTAATGCTTCTGAAGACACGTCTGATGTCTCATGGGTGACCAATCTTTCTCcagtaaaaaaaagatttgtgtaAGTCGTTAACAGAGAAAGTAATTAAACACACAATAAGAACAtaatttgttaatttgttttgcaGGCATAGTCATGCTCTAACAAACAGTACACATGTCTGTATGTGAATAGCTAAGCTAGTTGGATAATTTTCTACTACGTTCAGTGTGTTTTACCCTACCAAAGAACAACATTTGCAGAGTAAACATCAACAGCAATTAAGTAATTACAGAGCTGGTTTATATCATGTTGTTGATTGGCACCCAGCATAGAAGGATTCCATGCTTCCGGGTGTGGTTTCCAGATGAAAACACCTGCAAGAAGCATGGCACCATGGTAACTAAACAGCAGAAATGGTCCAAGGTGGAATTGGTAGCTAGCAAGGGGACTGCTGACAGCTGAGGCCCCCGTCATCTGGAAGTAGAGAAGGGGTGCATTATCCTTGAAATCTTTGTGTGGAAAACATTGGCTGCAAAGTGAAGCTGAGAGTGGGCACATTTTAACtatatcttttgttttctcctaGCTTCACTTCTAAAGAAATATTGCTTGGTTGATGTGGTTAATACTGGTTGCAGGTTCTGGACACAAGAGTTGTCTGTATTACTTGGCCATGAGGTGCAGGAAAACTAAATAACTGTTTTGAACAagttctgcttaaaaaaaaaaatgatgtgctAACATACCATTTTTATGGTACTGCTGGCAATTTTCTTAGATGTTTCAGGTGTGTTACTTCCCTAATTAACAccaggctgttttctttttcctgatttttgctctttttaaagaGGATGTAGCCTAGCTGTCGTAGCTGGAGTACTCTACGGTTCCAGTTTTGTACCAGTACTTTATATCAAGGACcatggaagaagaaatggaacGATATATGCAAGAGCAAGTCAATTTGGTAAAGGCTAATAAGGCCCTTCTGCTTTATGACATTATTACACAGCAGTCTTCTGCTTTCATAAAGGCACAGGATGAAACTGTACTGCTGGAAGTGCAGTGACAAAACACAAGTTCTACACCACCTTACGTGTTATCAAGTTTGTTGCCATCTAAATGCTAGAGCTCCCTTTTTCCCAGAGGTGACTTACATTAAAGGAACAGTGAGGAACAACCCAGAAGATACCATGCTTATCTCACTTCACATCTTACCAAATGTAGCTAACATTTTCAAAGTACCAGGTTCGTATGCCAGGAACATGAGGGACAAGAGCTCACTCAGCTGCCAAGTTAGTGCACTAGTAATGGGAAAGAAGACAGAACATAATTAATGAGCAGAAGAGATGTACAGAAGTTAAGTAATTAACGTcgtattgctttttaaatggaagGCTTTTGTTGAAGTGTAACAATGAACTTCATGTATTCCCAAACTAGACACAATGTGTTATTATTGTAGTTGCCTTTTCTGATGAGGACTTGCAGGTGGGAGGAGATGGAAATTACCTTGCTACATGCTTCAGCTTAACCAACTTGGGAATGTTTTATGTAGCACCTACCCAATCTGTAAAGGATTGTTGTTAGTGATTAGAGTGATCAAAATTGTGATGCATTCTTcaagataagaaagaaagaaagaaaaaaaaaaggccatgTTTATCTTCCCTGGTATCAGTTGGTGTGCAGTTATCTGTGCAGTCACATGGGCAGTTTTAAATGTATGACATGAAACGAAATGACTATCTACAGGAGTGCAAATGTAGATGGTTAAGAGAGGATGTGGTTATGTAAAACAACTCCCCATCAATTTGTggcctcatttaagggtttTCTCAAGTTTTTTATAAATTAATTCAGTTGCTTGACTAACAGAGTTACAAAAAATAACTCACAGGAATGCATAAAGGCTTGTGATAAATGCTGAAGTCAGTGCAACATTTAATTCATGTTTAAGAGGATGTGTATGACTAACCAAATCTATCCACAGTCAGACCGTTACATTACTCATAACCACAATTTGAACCTGAGTTGTTAGCAGTagcattttatgtatttttgtcTGTAGGAATAGAATCAGTTAAATAAATGTAGTTAAAATTAACAGCTGGTATTTTAGGCTAATAGCAATTTCTCAATTTCTCTCTCAGACTTAGATTATGTTTTTGCACACTTCAGTGGAATATTTCTTACAAGTACCATCTACTTTTTGATCTACTGTGCggtcaggaaaaacaaacctaaTGTTTATCCCCAAGCCATACTACCAGGTATGTCGTACTGTTCAATTAGTAGCTAATGACTGTTAGTTCTTTGTACTTCTTTGCAGTGACTACTTCAGTCTGTGTACTGGAGCTGTAGTTAGCCTTTGAAGTTTTACATTTGACTTTGGTTTGAAAGATACTCCTATTAGGTTAATTAAAGTTAGGACAAAACCTTAATTTTGCTCTGATCTGGAAAGTGACATTGCAAGTGGTGGATTTTCAAAAACTAACTCTGCCTTAGAGGATAACACACTGCCCAGGAAAGCTTGAACTTCAGTGATAATTTGCTACTTCAGTTGAGGTGGCTGATTTTATCCCTTGAGCTTTGGTCTGGGTTATCAGAGCTAGCTTGTTAGAGTAGTTACTGTGCTAAAATGTTCAGTTTTGCTATTATGCTgtaaatacagatgtttcacaaATGGCAGTCTGTACTTCTCTGTACATGTTTTtgatctgaatttatttttccagggTTTGTTTCTGGTTTGCTTTGGGCTGTAGCCAATTGCTGCTGGTTCATCGCCAATCACTATCTCAGTGCTGTGGTCAGCTTTCCAATAATTACTGCAGTAAGTATATAACGACAAAATCTCTGACTAGAATTGAAGTGAAagttcttttcctgctgtttgtgGAATTAAGGTGAAATTTTGGCACACCTAGGGCTTTTTTTTGCCTCTCTTGCTTGTCTGTGCTAGCCTTTGTTTTATTGGAAACTTTCATGACTATGACAAGCACCATTTTGGCCAGTGAAAAGTGGAGGAGTTGAAAGTAAGTGGAGCTGAAAGTCCAATTTGAAGTGGAGGAGTTGAAAGTAAGAGACTTCAAACTGTGTTGAAGCCAGTGCTCTGGAAACATAACTGTATCAATATGAAACAGTGAACTGAGGTGATCAAAGGCAGAGAAGTTACATTCTTTCATCTCACCAAGTATATATtgctctggatttttttctgttgttttgcttaATTCAGTCAAGTATTTTTTTACCACAGTTCCTGAACACATTTaacagcatttgaattgctgaaaataattttctaggtAGGGACCTaggtataaataaataattataccTAGGTAGGGAAAATGGCTGTTGGATTCCTGCTTATGATGCTGTACCTTTCAAACTGTTAACATCCAGAAGTTGCAAAAATTCCATCACTGTGTACAAATTTGCTGTTACTCTCTCAGGAGTCTACTGAATGGTACTGCAAAGCTGGATAACTTCTGGCAAATTGAAGTTTATAAGTATCAAAATCAATGTTCTGCTGAACAGCTCtattttgaagaggaaaaaaaaatactaatgaaACAATAGGGATTAAAGTTTGCTTCAAGATGCAGTTAGTCAAAATGAACTCTGCAgtatgcaatgaaaaaaaacttGGAATCATTCTAATTACAAACTGAAGGATTAGTGGAAAGCAGCTTTAGTAACTTTGGTTATCAGCATGCGTAAAGGGCAAGGATATAAAATCactaaatgaaacattttaaagacagcaCTGATGAGAAGCTGCCTGTCTTTCACTGCAGTTTTGGAACTGCTCCTTTACTTCACTCTGGAGGGAATTTCAGTTATTCACCACGTCCCTTTCACAATTtgtctcatttaaaaaatgcattcctCTGGCAATGTAAGTTATCTAGACAGTGAAATAGCACCTTAGTTATTATGTAAATAATACTTTGCAATTTCACTCAGAAATAGCATGTGCAAACACACTCAGCATTAGGTACTGTTGTCTCCTGGTATAAATTTTTGTCCTATTGAGTTTACTTAAGACAGGGAGAGGAAGATGACTGTCTAAATATCTGTCAGGTGCTTCGGAGAGCAGCTGTAACGGGAAGCATTTGCAGAGAGTTTCAGACATTTTCTTATCAGACGTGAGAATTCAGGTCATTGCACACAGAGGAGATAAACTGTATTACCAGGAACGTCTGGAAAACATCATTGTGTGCCACTGTTTGCTGTTAGCTAGGAAACCTGGAAGACAACATCACAGACAAAACACTAGTTTTCCTGACCTGTCTTAACAGTCTGGCTTTGTGCTTTGTCCAGATCcctgaaatacaggaaataacCTTAATTTTCCAGTGTCTTGATATCATACCGAGTGATAAAATCAAACTTTGTTGGACAGGTTAGTCGCAGTAGAATAGAATATCCTTGATGGctgccaaaaaaaaccctgaataATCCTCTGAAATGTGGTGATAGATGAAAGTCTGTAGTTTGGACATACTATTTGGAGACTCTAAAAGAACATGTAATAGCTAGTGCAGACTCCACAGtgtaattcagaaagaaattatgCCCTCTGTAAAAACAGTCTTTTACTTCTTTACCCCTTCTTGATTATTTATTGTATCTTACCTCCTAGGGTAAGGTACAATCACTTTGGTGATGGTAATGCTTTTTCCATGAATGCTGTAATAATACAGGATGGAAATGCATAAACTTGCTATCCAATTGAAATGCAAGCACCCTTAAAACAATAATGAGAATGTGGCACGTTTTAATGAAATGCTGTAATGTACAAATGAATCTTATTCTTCAGGGTCCTGGCCTTATTGCTGCAATGTGGGGAGTCCTTGTATTTAAAGAAATCAAGGTAATCTTAGTAGGCCTTTTACCTAGTCTCTCTTGTGGTTGTGTGTAGCTTATAGAGCAGCATTACTTGATAAACAGCTGTCTCTCTTCAATTTCTCCACCTTACAAGTATTGCATTATGAAGCTGACAGTCGGGTCGTGCAGTAATAAGTTTTCCAGGAAAAATTAAGAACTCTGAACAAGGGAATGAAGATTGGAATTCCAGAGCTATGAGCAGCGGGGGGGTAAATAAAAGCTGTAGCATTGTCAAGAAATGGGATGCCAAGCATAACCTTTATTTGAGCCAGTTCTTTCAGTGGGAGCAGGGAATTTAGCAGTTGTCCAAAGATCACATGGACTAATAAACCAGGATCAAATCCTCCAAAGGACCAAGCAGTGAGCGTCCTTCTGATGGGCAATACAGAGATCCTTAAACTGATATGCACAGAACAGGCTAAGTTACTAGATGTTAACATAACACGgctgaaatgatttttctaaTGGAATTTGAAGCATAGCAGTGTAGCCTAAGATTTCCTTAGCTATTCTGTACAAGATTCATAGTGTGTGTAATTTGCCATTACGGATGAGATTAGCTTTTCATGCAATGGATAGATTTGTTTTGTAACATTAAACCCTATTTTtttagggtgtttttttgttttgttttgtttgtgttttttttggtgAAGAGAGATAAATTATGatgtatctttctttttctctcctttcatcTATCCAGGGCCTGAAAAACTACGTATTACTCTCAGTAGCATTTTGCATCATTTTGGCTGGATCGCTCTCCACAGCTTTTTCTAAAGTTTGAAGATCTTCTTACCAGTAGATGGTGCTGCTGTCTTGTATAATcaaaagcacagctgtgtgtgtcAACGACTATTTGCAAAATGCATGTCCAACATTTAGCATAACTTTTTTTCAGggaagttaagaaaaaaaaaaaagaaaacctttagCAGGAATGTCTGGAATGTCTTGTGTCAGTATGTCTGGAAATACTTGTGTTTTGGAACATAAGATTCAAAGATGTGAAACTTGTTTCTTATTTAGAGGCATTATTCTTTAAAGATAACaattcatataaaaatattccaGTCATTGCAGATTGGAAGTTttgaaggaaatgcagaaagaaaaaaagaaggtactgaaaaataaactagTGCTTGCTGCTACTGTCTTTGTTTAAATGCCATAACATTATGTAGAAATCATGACCATGGTTAATTGTTGGGGTTTTTACTGAGCTCTTGTTGAGTGGACTAAATCTGTCTAGAAAAGTGCAACACTCAGACTGCAGtcttaaggggaaaaaaaaacaaaacaagaagagcaGCAGTATGGCTATGTTTTCCATCTACTTTATAAGCTCTACTCATAGCATGTTGAGATTACATTGTAATTTCATTCAAGTTTTAGTctggaaaaatcacagaatggattgggttggaaggaaccttaaaaaTTATCTGGTTCCCCCTGCTGTGTAATCTATCCCCAGCTGTGCTAGGAATAAACAAGCAGCATTGCTTGAACTAGGGGACGTAGTTTACCTCTAACCTTGACCACCTGTTTCCCATCTTCACTACATGAAGTAGTGCTGTAGGCCCTGTCTGTTTCTATAGTTTCCTCTTTTGTTTGGTGCTGTGAGTATCCTGAGTGGAGGTGTCTTGTGTTCAGAGTTTTGCTCTGTCTTGAGGGATGCTCATAAGTTCATGTGTGGTGTGGGCCCAGTATTTTTCTACCAGATTGGATTGTAGGAAACATTTGAATCTACTAGGGCAGGAGCAACTTTGCACTTCCTCATTTCTGCAAAGCATTATTTGGCTTTCTGGAACAAACCCACATGCAATTTTGTACAGTCTTCCAGTCTGTATTGTAAAGCTATGAGACGTGACAACTTAATTGCTTATTGTTAGGGCAGCAATTACAATTCTTGTTTGGGAAGACTCAAATATTGGCTTTGTTAAATGTTTTTTAGCACATTTCCTATTTGATTTGCCTTTTTGCcttgcaaatgggaaaataaaaaaaaaatgaacaaaccaCCATCTCTTTGCAGCTCTTATCTATTAAAAAGCCGTTATGGTAATGCATCAGGAGGTTTGGTTTAAACATGTATTTATTCCAAACTATCTTTTCAAGGTGGTCACGTGGAATATTATGAAGATATCAGTATTCCACTGATTTCTGAGATGCTCCTGAAGTTTGGAAtatgaaatacagctttaaTGTTTAAATGCTGAACCCACAGAGTTCTGTTTATAGAGCTGTTTATACACAACAGCCTGACAGCAAATGTTTAATGAGAGAATATTCTGCAGCTGATCTAATTGACCATGGCTCTGCTTATATCAGCAAAGCTCTGTGTTTTTGTATCAGTCAAACAACTGAatggaatatttcttttcactgttgttgcttaattttttctatgtgtaattgaaagaaaaatcaagtagGATCAAGATGGGAAAATGACACTTCTTGAAGAAAGTTATAATGTCGTATACATGTCTGGGACTGTTTAATAATGTGTAAGAATATATTTGAGCTTGTTACAAGAATTTTTCTCTGGTGATCCTTAAAAGCATACTAATCCTTCAGGTACAGGTTGACAGGGAGTTTCCAAATTAGACTTTTGTATGGGTGTGGTGTTTGCAACAAGGGTATTCAGCATCACCTGTTTAGAGTTCTCACACCTCGTTATTCCTTCCCTGTATTCATTATCAATTTGCTTTCCTAGGcttgctgctcttcttccataattctttttattccttcatattctttgtaaaaattattaatatctagaaaaataaatacattcactCCCATGTTCTTTAAAGCAGCTAGTGAAATGCATTTACTATCTCTAtatatgtttctgtgttttatctACATTAGAAGTTTCTTTTTCAATCACAATTCAAGGTTGACTAAATATCAGTTCAACAGTCTGACCTGATCCCTGTGCATTTTCGCatctggaatgaaaataaaatgatagtCAAACAATGCATGCTAGCaatgaatgttgttttttatgTTGACCCCttgctttcaaaaagaaatttaatgtaGTATTCCAGGATTATGCAATGACAGATGGATTCTACTTCAACAAAATATATAATCTTTGTAGCAAGTGACTGTGAAGTGCAGTATTTTAGCTGAGGAGATGTTTCTCATGTTCTTGATGCTTACCACAAAATGTGTCTTAAAAATCTAAAAGACTTCTTCACTTGAAAGGCTGAAGATTTGTGCTGCTTACTGCACCAAAGGGCCCGTTTGCAAGAGCAACCTGACGTTTTGCATTTGTGGACCAAGGGAAAATGGTGGCCTCTAACAGATGACTAATTTTTCCTTATTGACAGAGGGGAGGGGACACTTGTTCAGGAGTTGCACAGCAAAAACTGCTCCCAGCAGTCCTACACATCTGAGCTTTGATCCTGGACAAGGAAGAACCTCAGGAATGCAAAGGCCACAGGCTCCAGGATGCTTTGACTGTGGTTTCCAGTTGCTTTTGTGTGCAATTGCAAGGCTGGAATTTGTTGTGTAAAACCCTATCAGAGTTTGTATCCTCAAAGCATACTGTGCCATCAAGCTCAAAGGAACAGTTCAGGCTGCTGGCTTGTGGTGAGTCCCTGGAGATATATTTGCAAAGAGTATGTGTGCCCTCATCTTTAACTCCTGTTTCACATGTTTGTGTCTAGCATTTTTAAGTGCAGTAGTTGAAATTTAGTTCTTAAATCCCTAAAAAAGCTACTATTTATAGGTAACCAAAGCTACgtgaaacaaaaaatgtttgaatatttttagAGATTGGCAGCATTTTATATTATGTTTATAATACGAgcaaaaaacattgaaaaattCTAAGTTAAGCACTTGCAACTTGCAGTTCTAGCAACATAGACAGcattttcttgccttttgtGAGGCTATTCACCCTTAACACGTATTGTGCTTTTCCAGCTTTTGCAGACATGGAAGTGAAGTGattgccttctgtttttccttctccactGATTGCACTTACTGTACTTCAGTGCCCGTTGTATTCTTGTAACCTGGTGAGCAACGGTTGATTTGGTGAAGCGAGGGTATGTATGTGTGTCCATTTACACACGTACAATcacacttgttttttttgtggtatCAATCCATTTTATTCTTTAGTACATCATACCTTTTATATTAAATCTCTTTGGCAACTGCCAGTTTTTCCTGATTGGCTGTACCTATTTTGGTGAAGTAAGTTTTAGCATCAAGAAAGACCTGATCTTAATAGACTTCCACCATTTAATTGGGCTTTCACTTGCGTTTCTCATAACGTGGTTTGTGTCAGTTTTAGATGCTGTCACAGCTCAGCTGTTTGCTACTAACAGACATCTCATATATCAACTTTTGTGAGTTTTTATGTCCTTATGGGCAGAAAAATCAGCTACTTATGTCACTGTTAAAATGCCTCTTGAGGAGCTTCTGGCCCCTTGGTGTAGCACATCGAGAAGACTGTATCCTTGCTACTTTGCATCTAATTGTAGTTACAGAACTAAATCTTTCCTAAATCTaacctgtttttcttgttgctttcctttcataAGAAAATTAGCTCtaatttttaattgaagatAGATGCTTTGCAAATGTAAAATTTCATTGTTTTGGTAACCTTGGAAATCTGTTTATTGTCTGTGTCATTTAGTCTAATTTTCTTGCCCTTAtgggaaagctgctgcttctgcaagcTGGTTTCGCTATTAAGCGGAGCAgagtgaaaggacctgcccaggagattcgGTTCCTAGGTGTAAAGTGGCAAGATGGGTGTTGTCACGTCCCGGCAGATGTtatcaacaaaatcactgctgtgTCTCCACTCTCTAGCAAGAGAGGCAATCTTTTCTGGGGGTGTAGTGGccttttggagaatgcatgttccaaatgATAGTCTTATTCTTAGCGCCCTTTCTCAGGTGATGTGgaagaagaataatttttcatggggccctgagcagcagcaggcttttgagtGAATCAAACAGGAGATAACCtgtgctgtggccctggggctgGTGTGGATGGGACAGGGcataaagaacatcctctacactgctgctggagagaaaggtcccacttggagtcTGAGAGAAAGAACCTCTGGAGAGACCTGAGGCCAACTC
The Lagopus muta isolate bLagMut1 chromosome 4, bLagMut1 primary, whole genome shotgun sequence genome window above contains:
- the TMEM144 gene encoding transmembrane protein 144 isoform X1, which gives rise to MSFERAYNAFNISNSTDLAIGFTSSTVAVLLFGTNFVPVKKYDTGDGMFFQWILCASIWIVSLVVNLIQNCPRFWPLAMVGGFLWATGNITVVPIIKTIGLALGLLIWASFNLLTGWASSRFGWFGIDPEEVARPVLNYIGAGLSLLSAVIFFFIKTEVQTSSASLESTPLLRESSVNASEDTSDVSWVTNLSPVKKRFVGCSLAVVAGVLYGSSFVPVLYIKDHGRRNGTIYARASQFDLDYVFAHFSGIFLTSTIYFLIYCAVRKNKPNVYPQAILPGFVSGLLWAVANCCWFIANHYLSAVVSFPIITAGPGLIAAMWGVLVFKEIKGLKNYVLLSVAFCIILAGSLSTAFSKV
- the TMEM144 gene encoding transmembrane protein 144 isoform X2, with the translated sequence MSFERAYNAFNISNSTDLAIGFTSSTVAVLLFGTNFVPVKKYDTGDGMFFQWILCASIWIVSLVVNLIQNCPRFWPLAMVGGFLWATGLALGLLIWASFNLLTGWASSRFGWFGIDPEEVARPVLNYIGAGLSLLSAVIFFFIKTEVQTSSASLESTPLLRESSVNASEDTSDVSWVTNLSPVKKRFVGCSLAVVAGVLYGSSFVPVLYIKDHGRRNGTIYARASQFDLDYVFAHFSGIFLTSTIYFLIYCAVRKNKPNVYPQAILPGFVSGLLWAVANCCWFIANHYLSAVVSFPIITAGPGLIAAMWGVLVFKEIKGLKNYVLLSVAFCIILAGSLSTAFSKV